A window from Neodiprion fabricii isolate iyNeoFabr1 chromosome 2, iyNeoFabr1.1, whole genome shotgun sequence encodes these proteins:
- the LOC124175307 gene encoding histone-binding protein N1/N2 isoform X1, with protein MVCLDWHYRLDHITVDSSTGNQMADVAENALFTDPVTAISQGKRHLLVRDYGMAVTALAQACELLAQKYGETADELAEPYLLYGRALLALAREETEVLGGAVPGSDEVEAEDEVDEDDNNVNEEKEDDNETDDEENGVKKSNGAATHAEKVTLTNNEANTKTDTTPKAKGDSLTEAKVETQTKTTSEATKNSVAPSKEESTTRVDKDKTADKDETKVPSTSEDSKKDVEHNEKAKVADKKPDSTESKEKIVSSETPSASTSSDKEVSKVTQNGEASINEDEEGEDVSKDEDDDDINNLQLAWEVLESGKLILLKRGPPGWKHLAEAHRLLGEVAMESGNQQGALTDLQACLDLLAKIEPCDPRAIAETYYQLGLAYSLANEFDSSIEQFNEATSLLQAHIQQLEESKDSHKKDDPFYTVEGEIKELKELLPEIQEKIADMKDFKEEACKAMVEGIKSKVAADCLNGAGPSGDGASSSAESTSTNQAKPASDISHLVRKKRKADESDKLEIETPSKKPTS; from the exons ATGGTCTGCCTCGATTGGCACTATCGCTTGGACCATATTACGGTTGATTCCTCTACGGGAAATCAG ATGGCTGACGTAGCAGAAAACGCACTCTTCACTGATCCCGTAACAGCAATATCTCAGGGTAAACGTCACCTCCTAGTTCGCGATTATGGAATGGCAGTTACAGCCCTTGCCCAGGCATGCGAACTACTGGCACAGAAGTATGGAGAAACTGCCGACGAACTCGCGGAACCATACCTTCTCTATGGAAGAGCTCTTCTGGCTTTAGCCAGAGAAGAAACCGAGGTGTTAGGTGGTGCAGTTCCTGGTTCCGATGAAGTGGAAGCTGAGGACGAAGTCGATGAAGATGACAATAACGTaaacgaggaaaaagaagatgatAATGAGACTGATGATGAGGAAAACGGAGTCAAGAAATCTAATGGCGCTGCTACACATGCGGAAAAG GTGACCTTGACCAACAATGAAGCAAACACGAAAACAGATACAACGCCAAAGGCTAAGGGCGATAGCTTAACAGAAGCAAAAGTAGAAACGCAAACGAAAACAACTAGCGAAGCGACCAAAAATTCTGTCGCTCCGAGTAAAGAAGAGTCTACTACCCGCGTCGATAAAGATAAAACTGCTGATAAAGATGAGACTAAAGTGCCTTCGACTTCGGAGGATTCAAAAAAAGATGTGGAACATAATGAAAAAGCTAAGGTAGCAGACAAAAAACCTGATAGCACAgagtcgaaagaaaaaatcgtatcTTCTGAAACTCCATCAGCTTCAACTTCCAGTGACAAAGAAGTTTCAAAGGTAACTCAAAACGGCGAAGCATCTATAAACGAAGATGAGGAAGGTGAAGATGTTTCAAAAGATGAAGATGACGATGATATTAACAACCTGCAGCTCGCGTGGGAGGTGCTGGAGTCGGGAAAATTGATTCTACTAAAACGTGGACCACCTGGCTGGAAACATTTGGCTGAAGCACACAGATTACTTGGAGAAGTAGCGATGGAAAGTGGTAATCAGCAGGGAGCATTGACCGACTTACAAGCCTGCTTAGACCTCTTAGCAAAGATTGAACCCTGTGATCCAAGGGCCATCGCCGAAACATATTACCAGCTTGGATTGGCTTACTCGTTAGCAAACGAATTTGACTCTAGTATTGAACAATTCAACGAAGCTACTTCGCTCCTGCAAGCGCATATTCAACAGCTCGAAGAAAGTAAGGATTCCCACAAGAAAGATGATCCGTTCTACACTGTCGAAGGTGAAATAAAGGAATTGAAGGAACTGCTACCTGAAATTCAAGAAAAGATCGCAGATATGAAAGACTTCAAGGAAGAAGCGTGCAAGGCCATGGTCGAAGGTATAAAGAGTAAAGTAGCCGCTGACTGTCTCAATGGCGCCGGTCCGAGTGGAGACGGTGCCAGTTCTAGCGCCGAATCAACCTCCACAAATCAAGCAAAGCCTGCCAGTGATATCTCGCACCTTGTCCGGAAGAAACGCAAGGCGGATGAATCtgataaattggaaattgaaacaCCATCCAAGAAACCGACttcttga
- the LOC124175307 gene encoding histone-binding protein N1/N2 isoform X2: MADVAENALFTDPVTAISQGKRHLLVRDYGMAVTALAQACELLAQKYGETADELAEPYLLYGRALLALAREETEVLGGAVPGSDEVEAEDEVDEDDNNVNEEKEDDNETDDEENGVKKSNGAATHAEKVTLTNNEANTKTDTTPKAKGDSLTEAKVETQTKTTSEATKNSVAPSKEESTTRVDKDKTADKDETKVPSTSEDSKKDVEHNEKAKVADKKPDSTESKEKIVSSETPSASTSSDKEVSKVTQNGEASINEDEEGEDVSKDEDDDDINNLQLAWEVLESGKLILLKRGPPGWKHLAEAHRLLGEVAMESGNQQGALTDLQACLDLLAKIEPCDPRAIAETYYQLGLAYSLANEFDSSIEQFNEATSLLQAHIQQLEESKDSHKKDDPFYTVEGEIKELKELLPEIQEKIADMKDFKEEACKAMVEGIKSKVAADCLNGAGPSGDGASSSAESTSTNQAKPASDISHLVRKKRKADESDKLEIETPSKKPTS, translated from the exons ATGGCTGACGTAGCAGAAAACGCACTCTTCACTGATCCCGTAACAGCAATATCTCAGGGTAAACGTCACCTCCTAGTTCGCGATTATGGAATGGCAGTTACAGCCCTTGCCCAGGCATGCGAACTACTGGCACAGAAGTATGGAGAAACTGCCGACGAACTCGCGGAACCATACCTTCTCTATGGAAGAGCTCTTCTGGCTTTAGCCAGAGAAGAAACCGAGGTGTTAGGTGGTGCAGTTCCTGGTTCCGATGAAGTGGAAGCTGAGGACGAAGTCGATGAAGATGACAATAACGTaaacgaggaaaaagaagatgatAATGAGACTGATGATGAGGAAAACGGAGTCAAGAAATCTAATGGCGCTGCTACACATGCGGAAAAG GTGACCTTGACCAACAATGAAGCAAACACGAAAACAGATACAACGCCAAAGGCTAAGGGCGATAGCTTAACAGAAGCAAAAGTAGAAACGCAAACGAAAACAACTAGCGAAGCGACCAAAAATTCTGTCGCTCCGAGTAAAGAAGAGTCTACTACCCGCGTCGATAAAGATAAAACTGCTGATAAAGATGAGACTAAAGTGCCTTCGACTTCGGAGGATTCAAAAAAAGATGTGGAACATAATGAAAAAGCTAAGGTAGCAGACAAAAAACCTGATAGCACAgagtcgaaagaaaaaatcgtatcTTCTGAAACTCCATCAGCTTCAACTTCCAGTGACAAAGAAGTTTCAAAGGTAACTCAAAACGGCGAAGCATCTATAAACGAAGATGAGGAAGGTGAAGATGTTTCAAAAGATGAAGATGACGATGATATTAACAACCTGCAGCTCGCGTGGGAGGTGCTGGAGTCGGGAAAATTGATTCTACTAAAACGTGGACCACCTGGCTGGAAACATTTGGCTGAAGCACACAGATTACTTGGAGAAGTAGCGATGGAAAGTGGTAATCAGCAGGGAGCATTGACCGACTTACAAGCCTGCTTAGACCTCTTAGCAAAGATTGAACCCTGTGATCCAAGGGCCATCGCCGAAACATATTACCAGCTTGGATTGGCTTACTCGTTAGCAAACGAATTTGACTCTAGTATTGAACAATTCAACGAAGCTACTTCGCTCCTGCAAGCGCATATTCAACAGCTCGAAGAAAGTAAGGATTCCCACAAGAAAGATGATCCGTTCTACACTGTCGAAGGTGAAATAAAGGAATTGAAGGAACTGCTACCTGAAATTCAAGAAAAGATCGCAGATATGAAAGACTTCAAGGAAGAAGCGTGCAAGGCCATGGTCGAAGGTATAAAGAGTAAAGTAGCCGCTGACTGTCTCAATGGCGCCGGTCCGAGTGGAGACGGTGCCAGTTCTAGCGCCGAATCAACCTCCACAAATCAAGCAAAGCCTGCCAGTGATATCTCGCACCTTGTCCGGAAGAAACGCAAGGCGGATGAATCtgataaattggaaattgaaacaCCATCCAAGAAACCGACttcttga